GGCCCAGCCACACCTGGTTGAAGGCGTCCTGCACCTTGACGTTGTACGTCGCCGAGGACGTGGTCAGCGGATAGCCGACGGTCGTGCCCCCGGCCTCCTTGGAGAAGGCGCTGACGTCCACACCCCGCTGCTGCCAGACGGCCACGTAGTCCTTGTTGAGCGTCGGTATGCCCGGCCACACCGACCCCTCGGAGACGATGATCTTCTGGGACTCCTCCGACCCGAGCCACTTCACCAGTTCCCACGCCTCCTTGGGGTGCTTGCTGCCCGCGTACAGGGCGTTGCTGAGCCCGTTGTACACCGTGCCCTTGCCCGCCGGGCCACTGGGCAGCTCGGCGACGCCGAAGTTGCCCTTCATCGAGCTCTGGTAGGCGTTGAGGTCCCAGCTGCCGTCCCACACCACGGCCGCCTGCTTGCGGGCCATGACCTGCGGCAGGGACGCCCCGCTGGGCGGGTTCGTGACGGAGGCCGGCACCGCCACGTGGTACTTCAGCCGCAGGTCCTGGACGAACTGGATGGCCTGCACGCACGACGGCTGGTTGATCGTCCACTTGCCCCACGCCTTGTCCTGGAGCTTGCAGCCGTTCTGCACCGCCGCGTCCCACCAGTCCGTCTGGCCGTTGGCCGACCCGAGTGCGAGACCGTACTGCTTGACGTGCTTGCTGTCGAAGCCCGGCTCGTTCGGGTGCTTGCCGTTGTCGTCGATCGTCAGCTTCTGCAGCGCCTTGACGAAGCTGCCGCCGTCGGTGGTGTTCCAGGACAGGCTGCCCAGCTCG
This genomic interval from Streptomyces sp. B21-083 contains the following:
- a CDS encoding ABC transporter substrate-binding protein codes for the protein MSASSRRVLAATATSALLLCLTTACGSSGSDTSSSGGTVTLRYAIWDAVQEPALEKSIAVFEKQHPNIKVKIELNAWAQYWSKLQTQMAGRTAPDVFWDHVAYFPQFSQQNVLTDLTPYIKADKLDTSIYDSKLLTGWQQDGKQYGLPKDWDTIAQVYDKAMLEKAGLTQDELGSLSWNTTDGGSFVKALQKLTIDDNGKHPNEPGFDSKHVKQYGLALGSANGQTDWWDAAVQNGCKLQDKAWGKWTINQPSCVQAIQFVQDLRLKYHVAVPASVTNPPSGASLPQVMARKQAAVVWDGSWDLNAYQSSMKGNFGVAELPSGPAGKGTVYNGLSNALYAGSKHPKEAWELVKWLGSEESQKIIVSEGSVWPGIPTLNKDYVAVWQQRGVDVSAFSKEAGGTTVGYPLTTSSATYNVKVQDAFNQVWLGQQTPKAAADSVNEESNAAIK